The Mauremys mutica isolate MM-2020 ecotype Southern chromosome 1, ASM2049712v1, whole genome shotgun sequence genome has a segment encoding these proteins:
- the TOMM22 gene encoding mitochondrial import receptor subunit TOM22 homolog, giving the protein MAAAASPLSPEELLLPRGGPGKAEELAEELEEDDELDETLSERLWGLTEMFPERVRTAAGATFDLSLSVAQRMYRFSRAALWIGTTSFMILVLPVVFETEKLQMEQQQQLQQRQILLGPTTGLSGSMPGALPPLSGKI; this is encoded by the exons ATGGCCGCCGCCGCGTCGCCCCTGTCCCccgaggagctgctgctgcccaggggcGGCCCGGGCAAGGCGGAGGAGCTGgcggaggagctggaggaggacgACGAG CTGGACGAGACCCTGAGCGAGCGGCTCTGGGGCCTGACCGAGATGTTCCCGGAGCGCGTCCGCACCGCGGCGGGAGCTACCTTCGATTTGTCCCTCTCGGTGGCCCAGAGAATGTACCG ATTCTCCAGGGCAGCTCTGTGGATTGGGACTACCTCCTTCATGATCCTCGTTCTTCCTGTTGTATTTGAAACTGAGAAACTGCAGatggagcaacagcagcagctgcagcagcgaCAG ATTCTCTTAGGACCCACTACAGGGCTGTCTGGCAGTATGCCAGGGGCCCTGCCTCCACTTTCTGGAAAGATCTAA
- the CBY1 gene encoding protein chibby homolog 1 isoform X2, with amino-acid sequence MPLFGNIFSPKKTPPRKSASLSNLHSLDRSTREIELGLDYGTPNMNLTGQSLKFENGQWIAESGSSSGDRRETQRLRKRNQQLEEENNLLRLKVDILLDMLSETTAESHLMEKELEDLKSHSRRRK; translated from the exons ATGCCTCTCTTTGGGAACATATTCAGTCCAAAGAAAACCCCCCCAAGGAAATCAGCCTCTCTCTCCAACCTGCACTCG CTGGACAGATCGACCCGTGAAATTGAGCTGGGCCTGGACTATGGCACTCCCAACATGAACCTCACTGGACAGAGTCTGAAGTTTGAGAATGGCCAATGGATAGCAG AGTCAGGGAGCAGCAGTGGGGATCGCAGGGAGACACAGCGCCTGCGCAAGCGGAACCAGCAGTTGGAGGAAGAAAACAATCTCCTGCGTCTGAAAGTGGATATCCTGCTGGACATG CTGTCTGAGACTACAGCTGAGTCCCATCTGATGGAGAAGGAGCTGGAGGACCTGAAGAGTCACAGCCGGAGGAGGAAGTGA
- the CBY1 gene encoding protein chibby homolog 1 isoform X1: MRKAASGGQQGRVRRLVQGKAAEVSRLGDWKAMPLFGNIFSPKKTPPRKSASLSNLHSLDRSTREIELGLDYGTPNMNLTGQSLKFENGQWIAESGSSSGDRRETQRLRKRNQQLEEENNLLRLKVDILLDMLSETTAESHLMEKELEDLKSHSRRRK, from the exons ATGCGCAAGGCGGCCAGCGGTGGGCAACAAGGCAGAGTGAGACGCTTGGTGCAG GGCAAGGCAGCAGAAGTGAGCAGGCTTGGAGATTGGAAAGCCATGCCTCTCTTTGGGAACATATTCAGTCCAAAGAAAACCCCCCCAAGGAAATCAGCCTCTCTCTCCAACCTGCACTCG CTGGACAGATCGACCCGTGAAATTGAGCTGGGCCTGGACTATGGCACTCCCAACATGAACCTCACTGGACAGAGTCTGAAGTTTGAGAATGGCCAATGGATAGCAG AGTCAGGGAGCAGCAGTGGGGATCGCAGGGAGACACAGCGCCTGCGCAAGCGGAACCAGCAGTTGGAGGAAGAAAACAATCTCCTGCGTCTGAAAGTGGATATCCTGCTGGACATG CTGTCTGAGACTACAGCTGAGTCCCATCTGATGGAGAAGGAGCTGGAGGACCTGAAGAGTCACAGCCGGAGGAGGAAGTGA